The sequence GATACTGGCTTGATCCATAGATCTTCCTCGTAAAGCGGCCTAAATTTAGGGTGTTAATAGTATGGGAATAATAACTCTGGCGCATAGTAGCAACTTTTTATGTTCCCGACTGCTTAAGAATTTCCTGCCGTTATGTGTTAAAAAAGTCGCTAAGATTGATAAAATGGCTTTTTAACGAATATTTTATTCTTGCTAAAAAGCGTTAACGTTGAATAACGTTATTCAACGGAATGGAGTAAGTGTATGAAAAAAAGTTGGATATTGCTTGGTTGCCTGCTTTCTTTGGGGGCACATGCAGAGGAGATTGGTTCAGTCGATACCGTTTTTAAACTGTTGGGGCCGGATCATAAAATCGTGGTTGAAGCCTTCGATGACCCCGATGTTAAAAATGTAACTTGTTATATCAGCCGGGCAAAAACCGGCGGTATCAAAGGTGGTTTGGGGTTGGCGGAAGATACGGCAGATGCGGCAATCTCTTGTCAGCAAGTGGGGCCGATTGAGTTGACGGACAAAATTAAGAATAAGAAATCGGATGGTACAGTGGTTTTCCAGAAGCGAACTTCACTGGTATTTAAAAAGCTACAAGTGGTGCGTTTCTACGATCAAAAACGCAATGCGCTGATTTATCTGACCTATTCGGATCGCGTGGTGGATGGTTCACCGAAAAATGCCATTAGCGCTGTGCCGGTTATGCCTTGGTAGCTC comes from Yersinia mollaretii ATCC 43969 and encodes:
- the creA gene encoding protein CreA; this translates as MKKSWILLGCLLSLGAHAEEIGSVDTVFKLLGPDHKIVVEAFDDPDVKNVTCYISRAKTGGIKGGLGLAEDTADAAISCQQVGPIELTDKIKNKKSDGTVVFQKRTSLVFKKLQVVRFYDQKRNALIYLTYSDRVVDGSPKNAISAVPVMPW